AACTTGTTAATCTCGATTCAGAATGCAAAGTCGATAAAAATGCATTCTTCGATCTGGAAAGCATTGAAAAGATATTCGCATGGTATGAAGAAACTAAAACTATACTAAATGGCCACTTACAAAGACGCTTTTTTGCAGAATTTGTTGCTATTATGCAAATACCTAAAGATAGTGACGTTGGCTATCTAGATTACAAAGTGACTATAAGCAGTTTCAAAGATTTCCTTAAAAATGCAATCGCCGATATAGAAACTTATAGTGATGGTATGAAATCCAAAGCAAAAAGAAGTGTTGCAGCTGCTTCAAATACTTCTGATATAACAAAAACGGGAAAAAAGGTATTCATTATTCATGGCCACGATTATGCCAACTTAGGCAATCTTGAGAAATTGTTAAAAGACAGATTTGATTTAGAAGTTGTAATATTGAAAGACAAACCAAAAAAGAGTAGACCTCTGATCGTAAAACTGGAAGAAGAGGCAGAAGGAGTTGGATACGCTTTTGCTTTATTTACCCCTGACGATTTCACAGTAAACGAAAATGAAGAATACTATGAAGCTAGACCAAACGTGATTTTAGAATTGGGTTGGTTTTTTGCTAAAATTGGCCGGGAAAATGTTTCCATATTGCTTAAAGAAAACACAAAAGTACCTTCAGACCTTGATGGTATTGACAGGATAGAGTTTATAAAAGTTATAAATGAGCAATTTGAAAAGATCGAGCTTGAATTAAAGACAGCTGGAATAATCGAATAGGAGTGAATAATGGCCGAAAAAATGTCCAAAATGTATTTCACCGGCAGCGGGAAGAAATTCCCCGGCGGCTTCGAGGTGCTGGGTACGTCGTATGAAAAAATCGAGGACCTGCGCTACGGCACCAACCCCAACCAGGGCGCGGCGTTCTACCGCCCCAAAAGCGACAAACTCGGGGGCGTAATCGGCGCGATGGAGATGCTCAAGAGCGGCAAGGGCGGCCTGAGCCAGACCAATCTCGAGGATATCCACCACGCGCTGGGGATCGTCAAATATTTCGAGCGGCCCGCCTGCGCGGTAATGAAACACCTCAACCCCTCGGGCGCCGCGGCGCAGCACGAGAACGAGGACCAGCTGGAGGTCTACAAAAAAGCGCGCGACTGCGACAGCCGGGCCGCGTTCGGCAGCGTGGTGGCGTTCAACACTCCGCTGGGCGTGGCCACCGCCGAGGAGATCATGGCTACGATAGTCGAGGGCGTGGTGGCCCCGGCCTACGAGGAGGGAGCCGCGGCGGTGTTCGAGGACTTCGGGCGTTTCAGGCGCAACCGTCATATCCGCGTCCTGCAATGCGGCCCGCTGGACAGGCTGCCCCGGTTCGAGGGCGACGACACCGGCGGGGTGCTGGAGATCAAGGTGCTGGGCGATGGCGCCCT
This window of the Candidatus Glassbacteria bacterium genome carries:
- a CDS encoding IMP cyclohydrolase — encoded protein: MAEKMSKMYFTGSGKKFPGGFEVLGTSYEKIEDLRYGTNPNQGAAFYRPKSDKLGGVIGAMEMLKSGKGGLSQTNLEDIHHALGIVKYFERPACAVMKHLNPSGAAAQHENEDQLEVYKKARDCDSRAAFGSVVAFNTPLGVATAEEIMATIVEGVVAPAYEEGAAAVFEDFGRFRRNRHIRVLQCGPLDRLPRFEGDDTGGVLEIKVLGDGALVAAEPFLSSIRGESDLLPARATNKEEQEIICRHELSASQALDVLFAWYVNFNVRSNGVVIAHEGRTIAVGTGQQDRVGAVEQAVAKAESYHGADSLNGTVLASDGFFPFRDSIDSCAKAGIAAIIQPGGSLRDFEVVEACNEHGIAMVFTGERCFSHH